A region from the Aegilops tauschii subsp. strangulata cultivar AL8/78 chromosome 5, Aet v6.0, whole genome shotgun sequence genome encodes:
- the LOC109774926 gene encoding glucose-1-phosphate adenylyltransferase large subunit — MDLRVAAPASVAAAARRGVLGVGCARVRPLQGRRQCRPSVRVSVATTESAAAAAAVAASAAEDEETTNPRTVVAVVLGGGAGTRLFPLTKRRAKPAVPIGGAYRLIDVPMSNCINSGINKVYVLTQFNSASLNRHLSRAYNFSNGVGFGDGFVEVLAATQRPGSEGKTWFQGTADAVRQFAWLFDDAKSKDIEDVLILSGDHLYRMDYMDFVQSHRQRDAGISICCLPIDGSRASDFGLMKIDDTGRVISFSEKPRGADLKAMQVDTTLLGLPKEEAEKKPYIASMGVYIFKKEILLNLLRWRFPTANDFGSEIIPAAAREINVKAYLFNDYWEDIGTIKSFFEANLALAEQPSKFSFYDASKPMYTSRRNLPPSMISTSKITDSIISHGCFLDKCRVEHSVVGIRSRIGSNVHLKDTVMLGADFYETDMERCDQLAEGKVPIGIGENTSIQNCIIDKNARIGKNVTIANAEGVQESDRASEGFHIRSGITVVLKNSVIADGLVI; from the exons ATGGACCTGCGCGTCGCTGCCCCCGCCTCCgtggccgccgccgcgcgccgggGCGTGCTCGGAGTCGGATGCGCGCGTGTCCGGCCGCTCCAAGGCCGCCGCCAGTGCCGCCCCTCCGTGCGCGTGTCCGTCGCGACCACGGagtccgccgccgcagccgccgccgtaGCAGCC TCGGCGGCCGAGGATGAGGAGACGACGAACCCGAGGACGGTGGTGgcggtcgtcctcggcggcggcgccgggaCGAGGCTCTTCCCTCTCACCAAGCGCAGGGCCAAGCCCGCC GTGCCGATAGGCGGCGCGTACAGGCTCATCGACGTGCCCATGAGCAACTGCATCAACAGCGGGATCAACAAGGTGTACGTCCTCACCCAGTTCAACTCCGCCTCCCTCAACCGCCACCTCTCCAGGGCCTACAACTTCAGCAATGGCGTCGGCTTCGGAGACGGTTTCGTCGAG GTTCTAGCAGCAACTCAGAGGCCTGGATCGGAGGGAAAGACGTGGTTTCAGGGTACCGCCGACGCGGTTCGGCAATTCGCTTGGCTTTTCGAT GATGCCAAATCTAAAGACATAGAGGATGTGCTGATTCTTTCTGGCGATCACCTCTACCGTATGGACTACATGGACTTTGTTCAG AGTCATCGGCAGAGAGACGCAGGCATCAGCATCTGTTGCTTGCCTATTGATGGCAG CCGAGCGTCTGATTTTGGTCTAATGAAGATAGACGACACAGGAAGAGTTATTTCATTTAGTGAAAAACCGAGAGGAGCTGATTTAAAAGCAATG CAAGTTGACACCACTCTCCTCGGCTTACCGAAGGAGGAAGCAGAAAAGAAACCATACATAGCTTCAATGGGGGTATACATATTCAAGAAAGAGATACTTCTAAATCTTTTGAG ATGGCGTTTTCCCACTGCAAATGATTTTGGGTCTGAAATAATTCCAGCTGCAGCAAGAGAGATTAATGTAAAG GCATATCTTTTCAATGATTACTGGGAAGATATTGGAACTATCAAATCCTTCTTCGAAGCAAATCTTGCCCTTGCTGAACAG CCTTCAAAGTTCAGTTTCTATGATGCTAGCAAACCGATGTACACATCACGCAGAAACCTACCACCATCTATGATCAGCACTAGTAAG ATCACTGATTCGATCATTTCCCATGGATGTTTCTTAGATAAATGCAGGGTAGAGCACAGTGTCGTTGGAATCCGTTCTCGGATAGGCTCCAACGTACACCTCAAG GATACGGTAATGCTCGGTGCTGATTTCTATGAAACTGACATGGAAAGATGCGACCAGCTGGCCGAAGGAAAGGTTCCGATTGGGATCGGGGAGAATACTTCGATTCA AAACTGCATCATTGACAAGAATGCGAGGATAGGGAAGAATGTGACCATTGCTAACGCCGAG GGTGTACAGGAATCAGATAGGGCGTCAGAAGGCTTCCACATCCGGTCCGGCATCACGGTTGTGCTGAAGAACTCGGTGATTGCGGATGGATTAGTCATATGA